Genomic segment of Alligator mississippiensis isolate rAllMis1 chromosome 6, rAllMis1, whole genome shotgun sequence:
AAGCCTTTTCTGCTCCGAGAATTTGTGAACCCAACCAGAGACCAGCCACgaggtttcctttttctttgcccaaaaagcttctcttttttttgcgaacaaggtttttttttgtttttttttaaatgactgatgctgagacttaaaaaaataaaataaaataaataaataaaaaaaatctaaaaaaaattagagaaaaaaaataaataacacaAAAAGTGATGTTACCCAAGCAAGGCCTTCTAATAAAGGAGTGGCCCTCTCACCCATCCCTCCCTACCTGTGCAAGTTCTGCTCACATCAGTTTCCTTCCATCCAATTAGGCGACCTGGGAGACCCAGCCAGCACCATCCAGAGGGACACCGGAGTGGTGATGGGGTACCTCCAAGAAGCTTGCAGGATGGCACCAGGGAAGGTTATAGCCACTCCACAGCTCTTAAAGTGCCGCTGGCTCGATCACTGCAGATTAGCGAAGAGCTGCTGAGCAGAAACCAGTTTTCTACCGCTGCCAGCCATGGGCCATCTGGACTGCAGAATCATGGACAGCACTTAATATTATCCAGGGAGGCTTCTTGGGCAAAACCACACTACGAATTCAATTTCAGCCGCATGAAATTCAGGGGAAATGGTGCACTCAGCAACATCAGTGACCTTCCTTTTCTTACAGAAaactctgcctttcaaaaaatgGCACTTCAAACTAAACAGGATGGGAAAAAGGACATGAGCCATTCGTCTCCTGTGGATTTAAAGATACCACAAGTTCGAGGCATGGACCTTTCATGGGAGTCCCGCACTGGCGACCAGTACAGCTATAGCTCTTTGGTAATGGGTTCACAAACGGAGAGCGCGCTTAGTAAAAAGTTAAGGGCTATTCTTCCGAAGCAAAACAGGAGAAATTTGCTGGAAGCTGGACCAGATTCCTGGGGCTCAGATGCTGAGCAGTCTACCTCTGGACAGCCATATCCCACCTCCGATCAAGAGGGAGATCCTGGCTCCAAGCAACCTAGGAAGAAAAGAGGGAGATACAGACAATACAACAGCGAGATCCTGGAGGAAGCAATCTCTGTGGTTATGAGCGGGAAAATGAGCGTTTCGAAAGCTCAGAGTATTTATGGGATTCCCCACAGTACACTGGAGTACAAAGTTAAAGAGaggctgggcactttgaaaaaccctccaaagaaaaaaatgaaattaatgagGTCGGAGGGGCAGGAGGTTTCGGTAAAGATTGAATTAGAtccccagggagaagcagcacaAAGTGCAAATGAATCAAAAGATGAGTAGGGAGGCTGTAGAGTGCCAATTACTTTACAAACTGGGTGAGCACTACTGCATTGTTCAACCACCGCCGAGTGCACCTCATTCCTCTCTGCCACCTAGCGTAGATTCGTGTGGACACAGGTGAAAGGTGTGCTCTGAATGTCGCATATTTGTAAATTTTCTAGCCTGGTCTGGCTCAGAATCTGCCcccaccttttctttctttgtctttttttctttcccctttttttgcCTTTGCATGTTTCTCTACTGTTCTAGAGAACTGAGTTACCTCACTAAAGAGCGCAGACACGTGGAAGTGGACTCCTTACCTGTAGAGCCTGCCTGTACTTTTGTTGTTTGAATTCTTTTTTCCATGTTTGCCTTTCAAAAAGCAAGTCCACTTCGTTAAACCGATTCACTCGTATACCAGGCTTTTTTGAATGAGAATCAGACTGTCATTTTGTAATTCAGAATGCCTCACATTctccagaaacattttttttttttccttcttcttctttctttcatcGAGTTGATTGAAGGATTAAGGTAAATCAAGCTCTTTGAGGAATGGCAGAGCTCTTGAACTTGGAGATTGGTTATTAGATAGGTAATCAATCGGGTCTAATTAGGCTTTCTGCCATTTTCTTTCTAAATTCAATTTATGTACCATTAGCAATCTGCTTAGTGCTCACCcggaggggcggggaggggaaacTACATACACTACCTTCAGAAATACTTCGGTTAATGACGTAGTAACACTACCTTCACTGTAATTTTGTTTGATACTTTCTAAGGGTGAGATTTAGACTCACCTGTCTGAGGATGTAGCCTTATCTCACGGAAGACGAGCTCCTCGTGGTCAGGAGTGGTCAGGGTACACTAAACGATGTATTAGGGTATGCCTCGTTTTAACAGAACTGTGGTTCTTTGCAACCTATACACTTTTTACAGGCGTGATTCAGAGTTTACTGAACGGTGTGGTTCCAACAACTAGTTTAAGCAACTCTAATCGGGGAGAGGGGGGTACGTGGAACAAATTACTGTGatcttgcaaaaaacaaaaaaaccacaaaaaaaacccacaacaaacccgtgatCTCATGAACACGACAACCTCAATAGTCTGCCCAAATATCCACGCTAATGAAGGAGCTGTGTTAATGTTCAGGGAAGAAATAAAACACGCAGGTAGCCTGACCGGATTTGGGCTCCACATCATATCTAGCTGTAACACTGTCAGGGTCGAACACCCAATGggtgtttcctttttaaatactACAGTTGCCAGTAGCAGGAAATACTCTTGTATAtcctgcatatatatatatattttattttattttttttttggtttttttggggtttcTTTTGTTTTACCTACTGTTGGTTTAATAGTGGTTTAGTGCAGCACGCTAGCCTAAGCAGATAAACATCATATAAGCACTCCGTACACCACGAATCCACTCTTTTCCACGACAGTGATATTTTCATCCTTCTCTAGATCCAGGATAAGTTTTGTACAGAACTTTGGTCTTTGATGCTTTCTGCAGGAGCGGTCAATAGCTCGATACAGCTTACTGGACTTACTACAGTTTGACCAAATCAGAATGGCTGGTTCTTCAGGTAGAAACGATTTGCTCTGAATTTCAATCTGTGCAAAAGGTTGCTAGGACTGCCATTGTCCTAGGTGCACGACCAAAAGAAGCGTTGggatttgtgtgtgtgagagcatTAAGCGCTGTTGGTGATTGAAAGTGGATGCTCAAAGTTCACTGGAGGACGACGTAgatagccccagggctgctgaataaattctggagcGGTTAATTCAATTAGCCTTTTTGTtttagatatctatctatctacctatctatctatctgtctatctatctatatatatatatatatatatatcttttccAGCAACCTATTATGTTCAGAGGTTAGGCACACCATTGCTGTCATTTTAAATATGCACTGCTCATTCTTGAGAAGGACTGGGCTCTTGGCCCAAGTATGCTGTGTTTTTCTTTACTTACTCTATTTCAACACTCGAAAGCCTGGTTCCTCTTAGCTCTCTAGCTGTCGCGGCCGCATTTAAAGCAGTTTTCCGTTCGGTAGCTAGACTCTGCAGTGTGTTCCAGTGTCGCTGGGGATTGCAATAAAGGTGCAGTGAAATGCGTGGCGGGTTCATCGGTGGTTGAAGGTGAGGGCGGTAGGTTTTGCTGCAAGCTAGAAGTGCAACACTTGCATAACGCTGTTCGGAGAGGTTTAACCTTTTGGCAGTTGTCTTTATTTAGGTGAGGTATGAGTTGAGTTTTATAAAACTTGTCCTTATAGTGTACGGTGGAGTGATCATTTTACTAACGTGACTATTTTGTACGTGTATGGTTAAGTGGATGACAATCGTGCAGCAGAAGAATGGTGTGCCTACCCTTGAATGCTGCAGTTCAAAAAGAGAACTTGTCTTGTGTCATTTCCGACTGTAGGCTAAGGCTTGTAAATAGACAGTGAAAAGTTGAGTACTCTTTTTATTATTTGCTTTGGTTAgaaagtgaatttaaaaaaacaaaccaaacgcTTAACTTTCTCAGATAAACGTCCTGAGACCTGAAGATTGTAATACTCATGTCTGCGAAGCTTTTAAATGTTAACACTTGAGATCTGTGAGAACTTAATATTCAGGTAATCTTTCTTTCCCGAGAAGCTTTTGAACAACCATATTTCCTCCAAAGGtctctgtttaaaaagaaaaaaaaagagaaaaaaaaagtgtagatTATTTTTTAAGCACTAATTGCATTACGTTGGTAACTGCAATATAAAATAGCCATTATTGTTTTGTGAAGCATGGTTGAGATTCGTTAGTGGtccctttttaaaatttcatgagcctctcaaaaaaataaaaacaaattaaaaaaaaaaagctgctgaaTATTCGAAAGATATATATTTTACCTTATTGTAGGGTTTGTAAATTTAGTCTGTAATATTCAGGTGCACCTTTTAATGTTAAATCTTTGTTTCAAAGTCCATCGAACGTATTTTCTCCGCGGTGATTCATCCCGTGACTGGTCTCACTCCAGGTGCTGCAGTGATTACTGATGTTTGATTTCTTTCGTTCACGACGCATTCTCGACAGGCGCTTTCAGTGTAGCCGTGCGCGTAGTATTTGGGATCCTTTTGAATAGATAATTGGAAGTAATGTTTGTCCATTAGCATGCTTAA
This window contains:
- the LCOR gene encoding ligand-dependent corepressor, translated to MASPCGRQDCSIERRGVRHQLDSWRHKLVHCVGFESILEGLFGPGLLKDLSLFKDCEPEGVSDWSFDENCLFCCLRREKVKEHLVSLDEPASEAGQEALLRQEQAKIIRFERQAEEFLNAVFYRKGSGSQMKCLVGFKRHCQDSPRVSDPNIPLVAREIMQRMIRQFAAEYTSKTSSTQDSSQPNSTKNQSLLKASLVASSPTAATAQNPVLSKLLMADQDSPLDLTVRKSQSEPSEQDGVLDLSTKKSPCAGSASLSHSPGCSTTPGNGRPGRPSQHHPEGHRSGDGVPPRSLQDGTREGYSHSTALKVPLARSLQISEELLSRNQFSTAASHGPSGLQNHGQHLILSREASWAKPHYEFNFSRMKFRGNGALSNISDLPFLTENSAFQKMALQTKQDGKKDMSHSSPVDLKIPQVRGMDLSWESRTGDQYSYSSLVMGSQTESALSKKLRAILPKQNRRNLLEAGPDSWGSDAEQSTSGQPYPTSDQEGDPGSKQPRKKRGRYRQYNSEILEEAISVVMSGKMSVSKAQSIYGIPHSTLEYKVKERLGTLKNPPKKKMKLMRSEGQEVSVKIELDPQGEAAQSANESKDE